The following DNA comes from Blattabacterium cuenoti.
TAGAAAATTTATCTAAAGAAAATAGAACAATTGTTTTATATGAATCTCCTTATAGATTATTACGAACATTAAATGATATAAAATATTTTTTCGGATTGAAAAGAAACATAGTTGTATGTAAAGAAATATCTAAGATTTTTGAAAAAATTTCTAGAGGTAATATAGAAGATATAATTACATATTATAAAAACATGAAGAAAGTATTAGGAGAATATACTATTATTATTGAAAAATGTATTTCTAAGTAATATATTTTTTATCTATTAAATATTCAGCAATTTGAATAGCATTTGTAGCTGCTCCTTTTCTTAAATTATCTGCTACTATCCAAATATTAATAGAATTAGGAAATGAAAAATCTTCTCTTATTCGACCAACAAAAATTTCATCTTTTCCATGAGCATATAATGGCATAGGATAAATGTTTTTTTTTGGATCATCTTGAATTATTATTCCTTTTCTTTTTAATAAAATATTAGATATATGATCTGTATTAGGTTTTTTTTTAAACGTAATATTTACACTTTCAGAGTGACCTCCTACAACCGGTACACGTACTGCTGTAGCAGTAATAGAAATATTTTGATCATTTATAATTTTTTTTGTTTCTTTAATCAGTTTAATTTCTTCTATCGTATAATTATTTTCTGTAAATTGATCACAATGTGGTAGAACATTTTGATAAATAGGATATGGATATATTTTTTTACTAGAATTATCTCCTTTTTTTTCTCTGTTTAATTGATCCAATGCTTTTTTTCCGGTTCCTGTTACTGATTGATAAGTAGAAACAATAACCCTATAAATACAATATTCTACATGTAATGGAAATAAAACCATTACTAATTGTATTGTAGAACAATTTGGATTTGCAATAATTTTATCTTCTTTTTTTAAAATTGGAGCATTGATTTCTGGAACGATCAATTTTATATTAGAATCCATTCTCCATGCAGAAGAATTATCTATAACAGTAGTCCCTACTTTAGAAAATTTTGGAGCCCATTTCTTAGAAACCGTTGATCCAGCAGAGAATAATACAATATCAGGTTTTTTTAATAGTAAGTTATATACACTAATAACCTTAAATATTTTTTTTTTAAAAAAAATTTCTTTTCCTATAGATTTATCAGAAGCAGATAGGTATAATTTTTTTAATGGAAAATTCCGTTTTTCTAAAATGTCTAACATTACACGACCTACCATTCCAGTTACTCCTACAATTCCTAATTTCATATAAACCTTTAATAAAAATTTAATTTTCCATTATAATAACTAGCAAAGTTAGTAAATTAATTAATAATGAAAAAAGGAAAAATGATTATTTTATCTGGATCATCTGGAACTGGTAAAACCACTATTTCACATTTTTTACTTTCAATATTTCCAGAATTAAAATTTTCTGTTTCGTGTACTACTAGATCTATGCGAAATAAGGAAAAAAATGGAATAGATTACTATTTTATTTCCACGAATACTTTTATTTCTAAAATAAAAAAACATCAATTTATTGAATGGGAAGAGGTTTATCCTAAATTATTTTATGGAACTTTGAGAAATGAAATTTTTAAAATTTGGAAATCTAATCAACATATTTTATTGGATGTAGATGTAAAAGGGGGGATAAACTTAAAAAAACAATATCCAAATAATTCTTTATCTATATTCTTAATGGTTGATTCCATTCAAATTTTAAAAAAAAGACTCTTTATAAGAAATTCTGGTAGATATTTTAATGAAAATCAAATAAATATACGTTTAAAAAGAGTTAAAGAAGAAAATAATTATGCTAAATTATTTGATGTTGTTTTATTAAATATTGATCTAGTTCAAACAAAAAATAAAGTAGTTCAAATAGTTTCCAAT
Coding sequences within:
- a CDS encoding aspartate-semialdehyde dehydrogenase; translation: MKLGIVGVTGMVGRVMLDILEKRNFPLKKLYLSASDKSIGKEIFFKKKIFKVISVYNLLLKKPDIVLFSAGSTVSKKWAPKFSKVGTTVIDNSSAWRMDSNIKLIVPEINAPILKKEDKIIANPNCSTIQLVMVLFPLHVEYCIYRVIVSTYQSVTGTGKKALDQLNREKKGDNSSKKIYPYPIYQNVLPHCDQFTENNYTIEEIKLIKETKKIINDQNISITATAVRVPVVGGHSESVNITFKKKPNTDHISNILLKRKGIIIQDDPKKNIYPMPLYAHGKDEIFVGRIREDFSFPNSINIWIVADNLRKGAATNAIQIAEYLIDKKYIT
- the gmk gene encoding guanylate kinase, coding for MKKGKMIILSGSSGTGKTTISHFLLSIFPELKFSVSCTTRSMRNKEKNGIDYYFISTNTFISKIKKHQFIEWEEVYPKLFYGTLRNEIFKIWKSNQHILLDVDVKGGINLKKQYPNNSLSIFLMVDSIQILKKRLFIRNSGRYFNENQINIRLKRVKEENNYAKLFDVVLLNIDLVQTKNKVVQIVSNFITNKN